A window of the Alkalidesulfovibrio alkalitolerans DSM 16529 genome harbors these coding sequences:
- the glmM gene encoding phosphoglucosamine mutase: protein MNKRLFGTDGMRGRVGEWPMTPEVALRLGLAAGRVFKSLTPHKRIIIGKDTRLSGYVFETALTSGLCASGMDVFLVGPLPTPAISFLTRNMRAAAGVVISASHNPYCDNGIKFFDALGMKLPDEMEAQISELVLADGFHQWDYPEPEAVGRAHRIADASGRYIVAVKNAFPQDRTLEGLTIALDCANGAAYKVAPLVFEELGAKVVKIGCDPTGKNINDRCGSTYPEVIAAKVREVNADIGIALDGDADRIIVVDEKGVVLDGDQIMALCAQDLMERGEMNGGTLVATVMSNMALEIFMRERGGRLLRTPVGDRHVAEAMRREGAVLGGEQSGHIIFVNFATTGDGILAALQLLRIMVAKQKPLSELSHLLEPFPQVLLNVPVGRKVPFEDAPQVGAAVAEAERRLADKGRVLLRYSGTEAKVRVMVEGEDHELVSSLAADIAGACEAHLR from the coding sequence ATGAATAAACGGCTTTTCGGCACCGACGGCATGCGGGGCAGGGTGGGCGAATGGCCCATGACCCCCGAGGTGGCGCTTAGGCTCGGCCTTGCGGCTGGCAGGGTCTTCAAGTCCCTCACGCCGCACAAGCGCATCATCATCGGCAAGGACACGCGGTTGTCGGGGTATGTCTTTGAAACGGCCCTGACCTCGGGGCTGTGCGCCTCGGGCATGGATGTCTTTCTCGTGGGGCCGCTGCCTACCCCGGCCATTTCGTTTTTGACGCGCAACATGCGCGCGGCCGCGGGCGTCGTCATCTCGGCCTCGCACAATCCCTATTGCGACAACGGCATCAAGTTCTTCGACGCCCTGGGCATGAAGCTGCCCGACGAAATGGAAGCGCAGATCAGTGAGCTGGTGCTCGCCGACGGTTTCCACCAGTGGGATTATCCCGAGCCCGAGGCGGTGGGCCGCGCGCACCGCATCGCCGACGCGTCGGGCCGCTACATCGTGGCGGTCAAGAACGCCTTTCCCCAGGATCGCACCCTGGAAGGGCTCACCATCGCCCTGGACTGCGCCAACGGCGCGGCCTACAAGGTCGCGCCGTTGGTCTTCGAGGAACTCGGAGCCAAGGTCGTCAAGATCGGCTGCGATCCCACGGGAAAAAACATCAACGACCGTTGCGGCTCGACGTATCCCGAGGTCATCGCGGCCAAGGTGCGCGAGGTGAACGCGGACATCGGCATCGCCCTGGACGGCGACGCGGACCGCATCATCGTCGTGGACGAGAAGGGCGTCGTGCTGGACGGCGACCAGATCATGGCCTTGTGCGCCCAAGATCTCATGGAGCGCGGCGAGATGAACGGCGGCACCCTGGTGGCCACGGTGATGAGCAACATGGCGCTCGAAATCTTCATGCGCGAGCGCGGCGGCAGGCTCCTGCGTACGCCCGTGGGCGACCGCCACGTGGCCGAGGCCATGCGCCGCGAGGGAGCCGTGCTCGGCGGCGAGCAGTCCGGCCACATCATCTTCGTCAATTTCGCCACCACCGGAGACGGCATCCTTGCCGCGCTGCAGCTATTGCGTATAATGGTAGCCAAGCAGAAGCCGCTTTCCGAGCTTTCGCATCTGCTCGAACCTTTCCCGCAGGTGCTTTTGAACGTCCCCGTGGGCAGGAAGGTTCCCTTCGAGGACGCGCCCCAGGTCGGGGCGGCCGTGGCCGAGGCTGAACGCCGCCTGGCCGACAAGGGACGGGTGCTTCTGCGCTACTCGGGAACCGAAGCCAAGGTTCGGGTCATGGTCGAGGGCGAGGACCACGAATTGGTCAGCTCCCTGGCGGCGGACATAGCCGGCGCGTGCGAGGCGCATCTGCGCTGA
- the galU gene encoding UTP--glucose-1-phosphate uridylyltransferase GalU, protein MLINKVVIPVAGWGTRSLPATKNIPKEMLPVYKKPTVQYVVEEAISSGLDTVVFINNKDKKIIEDHFDYNLVLENLLARAGKTKLLEEIRAVAEMVNIISVRQKVQLGLGHAVLCAREVVKNDNFAVMVGDDLMFGAEPGIKQLIDVARAENLPVVGVMEVPRSKVSNYGIIAGDEFAPGLYRVRNVVEKPPVSEAPSRMAVIGRYVLTPDIFPLLDQVKPGVGGEIQLTDALQMLAAQNRLLAVKIRGQRFDVGDWVDYLTANIYFGLHDEDLRDDLVHRLRELLSCS, encoded by the coding sequence ATGCTCATCAACAAGGTCGTCATTCCCGTCGCGGGTTGGGGAACGCGCTCGCTTCCCGCCACCAAGAACATCCCCAAGGAGATGCTGCCGGTCTACAAGAAGCCCACCGTGCAATACGTCGTGGAGGAGGCCATCTCCTCCGGCCTGGACACCGTGGTCTTCATCAACAACAAGGACAAGAAGATCATCGAGGACCACTTCGACTACAACCTGGTTCTCGAAAACCTCCTCGCCCGCGCGGGCAAGACCAAGCTTTTGGAGGAAATCCGGGCTGTGGCCGAGATGGTCAACATCATCTCGGTGCGCCAGAAGGTGCAACTCGGGCTTGGCCACGCCGTGCTCTGCGCCCGCGAGGTGGTCAAGAACGACAACTTTGCGGTCATGGTCGGCGACGACCTCATGTTCGGCGCCGAGCCCGGCATCAAGCAGCTCATCGACGTGGCCAGGGCGGAGAACCTGCCCGTGGTCGGCGTCATGGAGGTGCCCAGGAGCAAGGTCTCCAACTACGGCATCATCGCGGGCGACGAGTTCGCGCCCGGCCTTTACCGCGTGCGCAACGTGGTGGAGAAGCCGCCCGTGTCTGAGGCTCCTTCGCGTATGGCGGTGATTGGCCGTTACGTGCTCACGCCCGACATCTTCCCGCTCCTCGACCAGGTCAAGCCGGGCGTGGGCGGCGAGATACAGCTCACGGACGCCCTGCAGATGCTGGCCGCCCAGAACCGCCTGCTGGCGGTCAAGATCAGGGGCCAGCGCTTCGACGTCGGCGACTGGGTGGATTATCTCACTGCCAACATCTACTTCGGCCTGCACGACGAGGATCTGCGCGACGACCTCGTGCATCGTCTGCGGGAGCTGCTCTCGTGCAGCTAG
- the priA gene encoding replication restart helicase PriA, whose protein sequence is MSECVRVVLPSPPFSQLTYSLPPHLPRGAFPPGTRALAPLSGGFRVVVVLGPEAKPPADVTLKPLLWPLEREPLLGVDYLEMASNLSARLAEPLGQVLHGIVPKGFRSAQARFSVREPGLGRSFTTRDLANAPSEIRARLAAAWGQGRMQVRVRRENDICVRLLADPPWPVRPGAIRQARVLEFLYDTGPVGKEQLFAALGPGHEAALATLESRSLVQVGPWPEDERPPGLQPPSDLSCLDAMTPTPDQEAALCDLSAALGGDQGAARLLYGVTGSGKTFVYLRLIRECLRQGRQALLLAPEVALCLALYRAAREALPEFRVDIYHGYLPPGRRETLFGEASEKGPRLVVGTRSALFLPLQNLGLVILDEEHDESFKQDERLVYQAKDVAWFRAMRSRALLVLGSATPDLKTFYAAASGAMPLLRLSRRAGAGRLPSVELVPIDAKSGQGPLAPETIERLNATVRAGEQAVIMLNRRGYAPVMYCLSCEEAVQCPECRVALTYHKARERLVCHYCGLSMPFPSPCGTCGQSSYLPMGEGTEQLEEMLGRILPPDTPVLRLDRDAARRKERMESILADFAAGRAQVLVGTQMLSKGHHFPGVTLAVAVDADMGLNLPDYRATERIFQLLVQVSGRAGRGEKPGSVLIQTRSPNHPFWGFVLSGDYEGFYAREIELRRRFRYPPFVRLGLIRLSHAHDDPAGPDLVAAIAAELRAVAVEKGLMLLGPAPAPLSQLKGRRRFQCLVKASGWPEIRELYLRGRAMVPHGADVRLSLDLDPVNML, encoded by the coding sequence ATGTCCGAATGCGTCCGGGTCGTCCTGCCGAGCCCGCCCTTCTCGCAACTCACCTATTCGCTTCCGCCGCATCTGCCGCGCGGGGCTTTTCCGCCCGGCACGCGCGCCCTGGCGCCGCTCTCGGGCGGGTTTCGCGTGGTCGTCGTGCTCGGGCCGGAGGCCAAGCCCCCGGCCGACGTGACGCTTAAGCCCCTGCTCTGGCCCCTGGAGCGCGAACCGTTGCTCGGCGTGGACTATCTTGAGATGGCCTCGAATTTGTCCGCGCGCTTGGCCGAACCGCTCGGCCAGGTGCTGCACGGCATCGTGCCCAAGGGATTTCGCAGCGCCCAGGCGCGGTTTTCAGTGCGCGAGCCAGGCCTTGGCCGCTCTTTCACGACCCGCGATCTGGCGAATGCGCCGTCCGAAATCCGCGCTCGTCTCGCCGCTGCCTGGGGCCAGGGGCGCATGCAGGTCCGGGTGCGTCGCGAGAACGACATTTGCGTGCGTCTTCTGGCTGACCCGCCGTGGCCGGTGAGGCCTGGGGCGATCCGCCAGGCAAGGGTTCTCGAATTCCTCTACGACACCGGGCCCGTGGGCAAGGAGCAGCTTTTCGCGGCCCTTGGGCCGGGGCACGAGGCGGCTCTGGCCACCCTGGAGAGCCGAAGCCTGGTTCAGGTCGGTCCCTGGCCCGAAGACGAGAGACCACCCGGCCTGCAGCCGCCATCCGATCTTTCCTGCTTGGACGCCATGACGCCCACGCCCGATCAGGAGGCGGCCCTTTGCGACCTCTCGGCCGCGCTTGGCGGCGACCAGGGCGCGGCGCGGCTCTTGTACGGCGTCACGGGCAGCGGCAAGACCTTCGTCTATCTGCGCCTCATCCGCGAGTGCCTGCGTCAGGGTCGCCAAGCGCTGCTGCTCGCGCCGGAGGTGGCGCTTTGCCTGGCCCTTTATCGCGCCGCGCGCGAGGCGCTGCCGGAATTTCGGGTGGATATCTATCACGGCTACCTGCCGCCCGGCCGCCGCGAGACGCTCTTCGGCGAGGCCTCGGAAAAAGGCCCCCGCCTTGTCGTGGGCACCCGTTCGGCGCTCTTCCTGCCCTTGCAGAACCTGGGGCTGGTGATCCTGGACGAGGAGCACGACGAGTCATTCAAGCAGGACGAGCGGCTGGTCTACCAGGCCAAGGATGTCGCCTGGTTTCGCGCCATGCGCTCGCGCGCGCTGCTCGTGCTGGGCTCGGCCACGCCGGATCTGAAGACCTTTTATGCCGCAGCCAGCGGGGCCATGCCGCTGTTGCGCCTCTCGCGCCGCGCAGGCGCGGGCAGACTGCCCTCGGTCGAACTGGTCCCCATCGACGCCAAAAGCGGCCAGGGACCGCTTGCACCCGAGACCATCGAGCGTTTGAACGCGACCGTGCGCGCGGGCGAGCAGGCCGTGATCATGCTCAACCGGCGCGGCTACGCTCCGGTCATGTACTGCCTGTCCTGCGAGGAGGCCGTGCAGTGCCCCGAGTGCCGTGTGGCCCTGACCTACCACAAGGCGCGCGAACGGCTCGTCTGCCACTACTGCGGCCTGTCCATGCCGTTTCCCTCGCCCTGCGGGACGTGCGGCCAGTCTTCCTACCTGCCCATGGGCGAAGGCACGGAGCAGCTCGAAGAGATGCTCGGCCGCATCCTGCCCCCCGACACACCGGTCCTGCGCCTGGACCGTGACGCCGCCCGCCGCAAGGAGCGCATGGAGAGCATCCTGGCCGACTTCGCGGCCGGTCGCGCGCAGGTGCTCGTGGGCACGCAGATGCTCTCGAAGGGACACCATTTTCCTGGCGTGACCCTGGCCGTGGCCGTGGACGCGGACATGGGGCTCAACCTGCCCGACTACCGGGCCACGGAACGCATCTTTCAACTCCTGGTCCAGGTCTCGGGTCGCGCCGGGCGTGGCGAGAAGCCCGGCTCCGTGCTCATCCAGACCAGGAGCCCGAACCATCCTTTCTGGGGATTCGTGCTCTCCGGCGACTACGAGGGGTTTTATGCGCGCGAGATCGAACTTCGGCGGCGCTTCCGCTATCCTCCGTTCGTGCGGCTGGGACTCATACGCCTCTCCCACGCGCATGACGATCCGGCTGGCCCCGATCTCGTCGCCGCCATCGCCGCCGAGCTGCGGGCCGTGGCAGTCGAAAAGGGGCTCATGCTCCTCGGCCCCGCGCCCGCGCCCCTGTCGCAACTCAAGGGCAGACGCAGATTCCAGTGTCTGGTCAAAGCCTCCGGATGGCCCGAAATTCGGGAGCTGTACCTGCGCGGCCGGGCCATGGTCCCGCATGGTGCGGACGTGCGGCTCTCGCTGGATCTCGACCCGGTGAACATGCTCTAG
- a CDS encoding SemiSWEET family sugar transporter: protein MAQEWVQMLGFAAGTMTTAAFVPQVVKTWRSRSASDISLGMYAVLTCGVFSWLAYGLLVGDWPVVAANGVTLVLVAAMLAMKLVFR from the coding sequence ATGGCGCAAGAATGGGTTCAGATGCTTGGTTTCGCGGCCGGGACCATGACCACGGCGGCCTTCGTTCCGCAGGTGGTCAAGACGTGGCGCAGCCGCAGCGCGAGCGACATTTCGCTCGGCATGTACGCAGTGCTGACCTGCGGGGTTTTTTCCTGGCTGGCCTATGGGCTGCTGGTGGGAGACTGGCCCGTAGTGGCGGCCAATGGCGTGACCCTTGTCTTGGTCGCGGCCATGCTGGCGATGAAGCTCGTTTTTCGTTGA
- a CDS encoding helix-turn-helix domain-containing protein encodes MELVLDLSQVERETALRTWLAYHGIGEKQLAIQVGVSPSSITRIIKGERASRDLVERLVGVGIPASLLPEPGPGRPPRR; translated from the coding sequence ATGGAACTCGTGCTCGACCTCTCTCAAGTTGAACGCGAAACCGCTCTTCGCACTTGGCTGGCCTATCACGGCATCGGCGAAAAACAGCTTGCCATCCAGGTCGGCGTCTCCCCGTCTTCTATCACACGCATCATCAAGGGCGAGCGCGCCTCGCGCGATCTCGTCGAACGCCTTGTCGGAGTCGGCATCCCTGCCAGTCTCTTGCCCGAGCCGGGCCCGGGCCGCCCGCCCCGCAGATAA
- a CDS encoding helix-turn-helix domain-containing protein — MSDKNSFPKATGRTAARGAGRLCLDLGKVDRKTALRTWLIYHGISEKEIAEKLSVSPSTVTRLLSGERRSQDLIDKLANFGIPPVLLAPSSES; from the coding sequence ATGTCAGACAAAAACTCTTTCCCCAAAGCGACGGGCCGTACCGCCGCTCGGGGAGCCGGGCGTCTATGCCTCGACCTGGGGAAGGTTGATCGCAAGACGGCTCTGCGGACTTGGCTCATCTACCACGGAATTTCCGAAAAAGAGATTGCCGAGAAATTGAGCGTCAGCCCCTCGACTGTTACTAGGCTTTTGTCCGGTGAACGGCGTTCCCAGGATCTGATCGACAAGCTGGCCAACTTCGGTATCCCTCCGGTACTTCTCGCACCATCTTCCGAATCATGA
- a CDS encoding Smr/MutS family protein, with protein sequence MNNPFEKLKKLKIKPKKAAKPPEPSKKSEQRSEPDEDAVFAAAMGGVKPIAGGGRDVAPDAPPRPPLQQPEDDGATTMEKILDGRIDFDLEFSDEYMHGQVKGLDSKIFRRLKAGQFAVEAHLDMHGMTLEQAYDALLFFLREAYFSGRRVVLLIPGRGKGSPQGLSLLKREIQHWLTREPLKRVVLAYCTALPRHGGAGALYVMLRKQRKDMGKVAFDRGAFWSEDQF encoded by the coding sequence ATGAACAATCCCTTCGAGAAGCTCAAGAAGCTGAAGATCAAGCCGAAGAAGGCTGCAAAGCCGCCCGAGCCGTCCAAGAAATCGGAGCAACGATCCGAACCCGACGAGGATGCGGTCTTCGCGGCCGCCATGGGCGGGGTGAAGCCCATCGCGGGCGGGGGCCGCGACGTGGCCCCCGACGCGCCGCCCCGGCCGCCGCTGCAACAGCCCGAGGACGACGGGGCCACGACCATGGAGAAGATCCTCGACGGCCGCATCGACTTCGATCTGGAGTTCAGCGACGAATACATGCACGGCCAGGTCAAGGGCCTGGATTCAAAGATATTTCGCCGCCTCAAGGCCGGTCAATTCGCCGTGGAGGCGCACCTGGACATGCATGGCATGACCCTGGAGCAGGCCTACGACGCCCTGCTCTTCTTCCTGCGCGAGGCGTATTTTTCCGGACGGCGCGTGGTGCTGCTCATCCCCGGCCGGGGCAAGGGATCGCCGCAGGGGCTCTCGCTTCTCAAGCGCGAAATTCAGCACTGGCTGACGCGCGAGCCGCTCAAAAGGGTCGTGCTGGCCTACTGCACCGCCCTGCCCAGGCACGGCGGCGCGGGGGCGCTCTATGTCATGCTGCGCAAGCAACGCAAGGACATGGGCAAGGTGGCCTTCGACCGGGGCGCTTTCTGGTCCGAGGACCAGTTCTAG
- a CDS encoding polysaccharide deacetylase family protein: MKQSLPVLLHHHVTARRDAIAVSPENFEAQLKALSAAGFRGVSLAEAHAFLVRGVRLPGRPCLITFDDGYLDNATNAWPLLAQYGHKAVVFAVTSRLEHGPARPTLGDARAGRVALDDLPNVTDHLVTGEHGLWERRDQFLSWDEARAMEASGVVSVEPHGHRHASVFCRPDFQTFFKPRNKKRTFDDIETRTVFGLPRFEEGPSLSSRAFLPADELYDLALRETPQDTGEALRFFADSRNEERLRSKVLAIPRERWGRFETDDEYAARVHEELAPSIAAIRENLGRAPVSLAWPWGAFTEAAHEIARGLGIEMFFCTTPGANPPGAAAHVNRFKVRDKGGAWLRSRLEIYSRPWLAQAYATVRR; this comes from the coding sequence ATGAAGCAAAGTCTGCCCGTCCTCCTGCACCACCACGTCACGGCGCGACGCGACGCGATCGCGGTTTCGCCGGAAAATTTCGAGGCCCAGTTGAAGGCCTTGTCGGCCGCTGGGTTCCGGGGCGTGTCCCTCGCGGAGGCGCACGCGTTCCTGGTGCGCGGCGTGCGACTGCCGGGCCGCCCCTGTTTGATCACCTTCGACGACGGCTACCTGGACAACGCCACCAATGCCTGGCCCCTACTGGCGCAATACGGCCACAAGGCAGTGGTCTTCGCCGTGACCTCGCGCCTGGAGCACGGCCCGGCGCGTCCCACTCTCGGCGATGCGCGCGCGGGTCGCGTGGCGTTGGACGACCTGCCCAACGTCACGGATCATCTGGTGACCGGCGAGCATGGCCTGTGGGAACGCCGCGATCAATTCCTCTCCTGGGATGAGGCCAGGGCCATGGAAGCCTCTGGCGTCGTCAGCGTGGAACCACACGGCCACAGACACGCCTCCGTATTCTGTAGACCCGATTTCCAGACCTTTTTCAAGCCCCGCAACAAGAAGCGGACCTTCGACGACATCGAGACGCGCACGGTCTTCGGCCTGCCCCGCTTCGAGGAAGGGCCGAGCCTGTCTTCCAGGGCTTTTCTGCCTGCGGACGAACTGTATGATCTGGCGCTGCGCGAGACGCCCCAGGACACGGGCGAGGCCCTGCGGTTCTTCGCCGATTCCCGCAACGAGGAGCGGCTGCGCTCCAAGGTCTTGGCCATTCCCAGGGAGCGATGGGGGCGTTTCGAGACGGACGACGAGTACGCAGCGCGCGTACACGAGGAGCTTGCGCCGAGCATCGCGGCGATCCGGGAAAACCTCGGCCGCGCGCCCGTGTCCCTGGCATGGCCGTGGGGCGCCTTCACGGAAGCGGCCCACGAAATCGCGCGCGGGCTTGGCATCGAGATGTTCTTCTGCACCACGCCGGGAGCCAACCCGCCCGGCGCGGCCGCCCACGTCAACCGCTTCAAGGTGCGCGACAAGGGCGGCGCGTGGCTGCGCTCGCGCCTGGAGATTTACTCGCGGCCCTGGCTCGCCCAGGCCTACGCCACGGTCCGGCGCTGA
- a CDS encoding DnaJ C-terminal domain-containing protein codes for MSVKYKDYYDILGVKRSATQEEISKAFKKLARKHHPDLNPDDKQAEERFKEANEAYEVLKDPEKRKLYDSLGPNWQQGQDFRPPPGYENAHFQFRGGGPGGAGADFSDFFEFLFGGAARGGRSAGGHAGFEDIFGQMGGRAGGGTYSGGPRSRRGSDVEAVLDLTLEEAYKGGKKSVSLQVQEAGPDGMPRMAVKTLSISIPPGVRQGQRIRLAGQGNPGLGGPAGDLYLKVNLLPHHLFAVEDVNLVLDLPLAPWEAALGATVRVPTLDGAVEMRIPAGAGSGQKLRLRGKGLSGPAGRGDLFVRVMVKAPKAETDEEKELWERLRGLSGFNPRNF; via the coding sequence ATGAGCGTGAAATACAAGGACTACTACGACATTCTCGGCGTCAAGCGCAGCGCCACCCAGGAAGAGATCTCCAAGGCGTTCAAGAAACTCGCCCGAAAGCATCACCCCGACCTCAACCCCGACGACAAGCAGGCCGAGGAACGCTTCAAGGAGGCCAACGAGGCCTACGAGGTGCTGAAGGACCCCGAAAAACGCAAGCTCTACGATTCGCTGGGGCCCAACTGGCAGCAGGGCCAGGACTTCAGGCCGCCTCCGGGCTACGAGAACGCCCACTTCCAGTTTCGCGGCGGCGGCCCTGGCGGCGCGGGAGCCGACTTCTCGGACTTCTTCGAGTTCCTCTTCGGCGGCGCGGCCCGGGGCGGCAGAAGCGCCGGAGGCCACGCGGGCTTCGAGGACATTTTCGGCCAGATGGGCGGCCGCGCGGGCGGGGGAACCTACTCCGGCGGCCCGCGCTCCAGGCGCGGCAGCGATGTCGAGGCCGTGCTCGATCTGACCCTGGAAGAGGCGTACAAGGGCGGCAAGAAATCCGTCTCGCTCCAGGTGCAGGAGGCAGGCCCGGACGGCATGCCGCGCATGGCCGTGAAGACCCTCTCCATCTCGATCCCGCCCGGCGTGCGCCAGGGGCAGCGCATCCGGCTGGCGGGGCAGGGCAACCCCGGCCTGGGAGGCCCGGCGGGTGACCTCTACCTCAAGGTCAACCTTTTGCCGCATCACCTGTTCGCCGTGGAGGACGTGAACCTCGTCCTCGATCTGCCGCTTGCCCCGTGGGAGGCGGCGCTCGGCGCGACCGTGCGCGTGCCCACGCTCGACGGCGCGGTGGAGATGCGCATTCCCGCAGGCGCGGGCAGCGGTCAGAAGCTTCGCCTGCGCGGCAAGGGCCTTTCGGGGCCGGCCGGGCGCGGCGACCTGTTCGTGCGCGTCATGGTCAAGGCCCCAAAGGCCGAGACGGACGAGGAAAAGGAACTGTGGGAGCGGCTGCGCGGCCTTTCCGGCTTCAACCCCCGCAACTTCTAG
- a CDS encoding chaperone modulator CbpM → MIRGDTSIPARSRLIAWAQVIEMASIGGDRIAELIELGWIEPVQSGQDYLFRLTDVYRMKKLNRLCNDIGMSTIAGTIVVDLLDRIERLQNEIAELRRLV, encoded by the coding sequence ATGATACGAGGCGATACGAGCATTCCGGCCCGCTCCCGGCTCATTGCGTGGGCGCAGGTCATTGAGATGGCCAGCATCGGCGGCGACCGCATCGCCGAACTCATCGAACTGGGCTGGATCGAACCGGTGCAAAGCGGCCAGGACTATCTTTTCCGGCTCACGGACGTCTATCGCATGAAAAAGCTGAACCGGCTGTGCAACGACATCGGCATGTCCACCATCGCCGGGACCATCGTCGTCGATCTGCTCGATCGCATCGAGCGGCTGCAAAATGAGATCGCCGAACTGCGGCGGCTCGTGTAG